Proteins from a single region of Streptobacillus ratti:
- a CDS encoding helix-turn-helix transcriptional regulator, producing MKNLKLKSARALKDLSQQQLADIVNVSRQTINAIEKGDYNPTINLCISICKALDKTLDELFWEN from the coding sequence ATGAAAAATTTAAAATTGAAATCAGCTAGAGCTTTAAAAGATTTATCACAACAACAACTAGCAGATATTGTAAATGTTTCAAGACAGACTATAAATGCCATAGAAAAAGGGGACTATAATCCAACAATAAATTTATGTATTTCAATATGTAAAGCATTAGATAAAACTTTAGATGAACTATTTTGGGAAAATTAA
- a CDS encoding potassium/proton antiporter — MIHILLFFSVVLIACVFVYKYLSKFGVPMLLIFIGLGIIFGENGIFKINFSDFELSKDICSLALVFIIFFGGFNTKLSMARPVLKKSLILSSLGVLFTAFLTATFTYFVLKLEWKTALLTGAVLSSTDAASVFSILKSYKLNLKENTASLLEIESGSNDPFAYVLTMAFISSSSSLSLPLLLLKQIIYGIAIGFIVAKLTIFLLKKIKALDIGFTMAFLMGTTLLTYAFSETLGGNGYIAIYLFGIIVGNSKFKGKSEIISFFDGITSIMQMVIFFLLGLLVSPAIALKYIIPSIILMLAITFIIRPIVISCLLMPLKSSKEQIMLVSWAGLRGAASVVFSILVVVSNKETGHLIFNISFIIVLLSIAFQGSLIPYVSKKLNMIDETENVLKTFNDYSDEENVDFISFEIDKYHKWVGLTIKNIEFTPGVLLVLIIRDGENIIPDGNTKIKNGDKMVLCGSTFEDKNTRINLYEKFIDKNSSLYHKYIYELDKKMFVVMIKRNEKSMIPNGNTIIQENDILVIVDR; from the coding sequence GTGATTCATATTTTACTTTTTTTCTCTGTTGTACTTATTGCATGTGTATTTGTATATAAATATTTAAGTAAATTTGGTGTCCCTATGCTTCTAATTTTCATTGGGCTAGGAATCATATTTGGAGAAAATGGTATTTTTAAAATAAATTTTAGCGATTTTGAACTATCTAAAGATATTTGTTCCTTAGCACTAGTTTTTATAATCTTTTTCGGAGGATTTAATACAAAATTATCTATGGCTCGTCCAGTATTGAAAAAATCATTAATTTTATCAAGTTTAGGAGTTTTGTTTACTGCATTTTTAACTGCTACTTTTACTTATTTTGTTTTAAAATTAGAATGGAAAACAGCCCTTTTAACTGGAGCCGTTTTAAGCTCAACTGATGCAGCCTCAGTATTTTCTATACTAAAGTCATATAAGCTAAACTTAAAAGAAAATACAGCCTCATTATTGGAGATAGAAAGTGGATCTAATGACCCTTTTGCTTATGTTTTAACAATGGCATTCATATCTTCATCTAGTAGTTTAAGTCTACCTCTATTACTTTTAAAACAAATAATTTATGGTATTGCTATTGGTTTTATTGTTGCAAAATTAACAATTTTTTTACTAAAAAAGATAAAGGCTTTAGATATAGGTTTCACAATGGCATTTTTAATGGGTACAACTCTTCTAACATATGCTTTTTCTGAAACTTTGGGTGGTAATGGATATATTGCAATATACTTATTTGGTATTATAGTAGGTAATTCAAAATTTAAAGGAAAATCTGAAATAATTTCATTCTTTGATGGAATAACTAGTATTATGCAAATGGTAATTTTCTTCCTACTTGGTTTACTAGTGAGTCCAGCAATAGCACTAAAATATATAATACCATCAATTATTTTAATGTTAGCTATAACTTTTATAATAAGACCTATAGTTATAAGTTGTCTTTTAATGCCTTTAAAATCTAGTAAAGAGCAAATAATGCTTGTTTCTTGGGCTGGGCTTAGAGGAGCTGCTTCTGTTGTATTTTCAATTTTAGTCGTAGTTTCAAACAAAGAAACAGGACATTTGATATTTAATATAAGCTTCATAATAGTCTTATTATCTATAGCATTCCAAGGTTCATTAATCCCATATGTTTCTAAAAAATTAAATATGATAGATGAAACTGAAAACGTTTTAAAAACATTCAATGATTATTCAGATGAAGAAAATGTTGATTTTATTAGTTTTGAAATAGATAAATATCATAAATGGGTAGGATTAACTATAAAAAATATTGAATTTACTCCGGGAGTTCTGTTAGTTTTAATTATAAGAGATGGTGAAAATATTATTCCTGACGGAAATACTAAAATTAAAAATGGGGATAAAATGGTTTTATGTGGTTCAACTTTTGAAGATAAAAATACAAGAATAAATCTTTATGAAAAATTTATTGATAAAAATTCTTCACTTTACCATAAATATATATATGAATTAGATAAAAAAATGTTTGTTGTTATGATAAAAAGAAATGAAAAATCTATGATACCTAACGGAAATACAATTATTCAAGAAAATGATATTCTAGTTATAGTTGATAGGTGA
- a CDS encoding PTS fructose transporter subunit IIABC yields the protein MKLRELLRENQVIFNLSADNKKDAIIEMAKAFKPDVINDQEKFIEDLFARESLSHTALEEGVATPHAKSRAVSKPALVIATKKEGIDFSEGEEDKSKLFFMIAVPENEGNLHIDILTKLADVMLDANKVNALVNATSYNEVIDIIDKEEIMENKENKNDKFVVAVTACPTGIAHTFMAKDALIKAAKELGVNIKVETNGTDGRKNEITKEDLEKASGVILAINKSVNEERFNGYKVIKVGAKDGINKAKELILDTLAGKGNVANFEKSGNSNLGTSEKKGMYNHLMSGVSYMLPLVISGGILIALAFLFDSLAGNSNVGGGFGSTSKLASTFMQIGGAAFGLFVPILAGYVAYSIGEKSALAAGLVAGSLASSGGSGFLGALIGGLFAGYVTKYYSKITSNIKKQLQGINLILFTPVITVLLTGLVMLFMLNPIVSGINTGITNFLESMNASSRILLGALLGGMMAVDMGGPVNKAAYVFGTGTLAATVSTGGSSAMAAVMAGGMVPPLAIALATTIFKNKYSKDEREAGISNYIMGISFITEGAIPFAAANPLRVLPGAIIGASISGALTMLFNIKIPAPHGGILVMFLSSNFFLYLISIVIGSIVGALILGFLKKGTEN from the coding sequence ATGAAATTAAGAGAATTATTAAGAGAAAACCAAGTTATCTTTAATTTAAGTGCAGATAATAAAAAAGATGCGATAATTGAAATGGCAAAGGCATTTAAACCAGATGTAATTAATGACCAAGAAAAATTTATTGAAGATTTATTTGCAAGAGAATCATTATCACATACTGCTCTTGAAGAGGGAGTTGCAACACCACATGCTAAATCTCGTGCAGTAAGTAAACCAGCATTAGTTATAGCTACAAAAAAAGAGGGAATAGATTTTAGTGAGGGTGAAGAAGATAAATCAAAATTATTCTTTATGATAGCTGTTCCTGAAAATGAGGGGAATTTACATATAGATATATTAACTAAACTTGCAGATGTAATGTTAGATGCTAATAAAGTTAATGCTTTAGTAAATGCTACAAGTTATAATGAAGTTATAGATATCATAGATAAGGAAGAAATTATGGAAAATAAAGAAAATAAAAATGACAAGTTTGTAGTAGCAGTAACAGCATGTCCTACAGGTATAGCTCATACATTTATGGCAAAAGATGCTTTAATTAAAGCAGCTAAAGAATTAGGGGTAAATATTAAGGTTGAAACTAATGGAACAGATGGAAGAAAAAATGAAATTACTAAAGAAGATTTAGAAAAAGCAAGTGGAGTAATACTTGCTATAAATAAGAGTGTTAATGAGGAAAGATTTAATGGATATAAGGTAATAAAGGTTGGGGCAAAAGATGGTATTAATAAAGCAAAAGAACTAATTTTAGATACTTTAGCTGGAAAAGGAAATGTTGCTAATTTTGAAAAATCAGGAAATTCTAATTTAGGTACTAGTGAGAAAAAAGGTATGTATAATCACTTAATGTCAGGTGTTTCATACATGTTACCATTAGTAATAAGTGGTGGAATATTAATAGCTCTTGCTTTCTTATTTGATAGTTTAGCAGGAAATTCTAATGTTGGTGGAGGATTCGGATCTACTTCTAAACTTGCATCTACATTTATGCAAATAGGTGGAGCAGCATTTGGATTATTTGTTCCTATACTTGCAGGATATGTTGCATATAGTATAGGTGAAAAATCAGCTCTTGCAGCAGGGCTTGTAGCTGGATCTCTTGCATCAAGTGGAGGTTCAGGATTTTTAGGAGCATTAATTGGTGGATTATTTGCAGGATATGTTACTAAATACTACTCTAAAATTACTTCAAATATAAAAAAACAATTACAAGGTATTAACCTTATACTATTTACACCGGTTATAACAGTTTTACTTACAGGACTTGTTATGTTATTTATGTTAAATCCTATAGTTAGTGGTATTAATACTGGAATAACTAACTTCCTTGAAAGTATGAATGCAAGTTCAAGAATACTTTTAGGTGCATTACTTGGAGGTATGATGGCTGTAGATATGGGTGGACCAGTTAATAAGGCAGCATATGTATTTGGTACTGGAACATTAGCAGCTACAGTTTCAACTGGTGGTTCATCAGCTATGGCAGCAGTTATGGCTGGAGGTATGGTTCCACCACTTGCAATAGCACTTGCAACTACAATATTTAAGAATAAGTATAGTAAAGATGAAAGAGAAGCAGGAATTTCAAACTATATCATGGGTATTTCATTCATTACTGAGGGAGCAATACCATTTGCAGCAGCAAATCCTTTAAGAGTTTTACCTGGAGCAATAATAGGAGCATCAATTTCAGGAGCATTAACTATGTTATTTAACATAAAAATTCCAGCTCCTCATGGTGGAATACTTGTAATGTTCTTAAGTTCTAACTTCTTCTTATACTTAATTTCAATAGTTATAGGTTCAATAGTAGGAGCTTTAATTTTAGGATTTTTAAAAAAAGGAACTGAAAATTAG
- the pfkB gene encoding 1-phosphofructokinase, with translation MIYTLTLNPALDYDIYLNKTELGKLNLSKDVNFRAGGKGINVSIMLKNLGMNSMALGYISGFTGEFIKKSLDEMNISNNFIEIDGITRINIIINDGDNETEIAGISPKISKTDVDKLAEFIKTLKCDDILILSGSIPESLQRDIYKTLSMETEAKVILDTRGDKLSDNVYNNILIKPNIKELEDVFNVSLNSDEMIYEYAQKFIEQGIENVLVSMGSKGAILVKKGRYYKGNIPSGKYINSIGAGDSMVAGFAYAYVNKYSDEDILRLAIACGSSTAYSYNIGEKELIDKLLLDIKIEEVKL, from the coding sequence ATGATTTATACTTTAACACTAAATCCAGCATTGGATTATGACATTTATTTAAATAAAACGGAATTAGGAAAATTAAATTTATCTAAAGATGTAAATTTTAGAGCAGGTGGAAAAGGAATAAATGTTTCAATTATGCTTAAAAATTTAGGTATGAATTCTATGGCTTTAGGATATATTTCAGGATTTACTGGAGAATTTATTAAAAAAAGCTTAGATGAAATGAATATATCAAATAATTTTATAGAAATAGATGGTATTACAAGAATTAATATCATAATTAATGATGGTGATAATGAAACTGAAATCGCAGGAATTTCTCCTAAAATATCTAAAACTGATGTGGATAAGCTTGCAGAGTTTATAAAAACATTGAAATGTGATGATATATTAATACTTTCAGGATCTATTCCAGAAAGCTTACAAAGAGATATTTACAAAACTTTATCTATGGAAACAGAAGCTAAAGTAATACTTGATACTAGGGGAGATAAATTAAGCGATAATGTTTATAACAACATATTGATTAAACCTAATATTAAAGAACTTGAAGATGTATTTAATGTTAGTCTTAATAGTGATGAGATGATATATGAGTATGCTCAGAAATTTATAGAGCAAGGTATAGAAAATGTTTTAGTTTCTATGGGAAGTAAAGGAGCAATACTTGTAAAAAAAGGTAGATACTATAAGGGAAACATACCTAGTGGTAAATATATTAATTCCATAGGAGCAGGAGATTCTATGGTTGCAGGATTTGCTTATGCTTATGTAAATAAATATAGTGATGAAGATATTTTAAGGCTTGCTATAGCTTGTGGCTCATCAACAGCTTATTCATATAATATAGGGGAAAAAGAATTAATAGATAAATTATTATTAGATATCAAAATAGAGGAGGTAAAATTATGA
- a CDS encoding DeoR/GlpR family DNA-binding transcription regulator: MSKNLQKERFDLILKMVKENDYVKYTDLEKKLNISIATIRRDVLKLETQGKLNRISGGIEYRNTNLDEDYHIRSVKYSEKKRMVAKKASKYIKPNSLIYLDAGTTVFEIIPYLKNMNVIVVTNGVEHINELIKNEISFILLGGEVKPKTKAIIGVTAMKQLEQYNFDLAFMGTNAVNEEFGFSTPDIEEAIIKEKAISKSQKSIVLADSTKLNNISRVKFANFKDAILITEKKEEK; the protein is encoded by the coding sequence ATGAGTAAAAATTTACAAAAAGAAAGATTTGATTTAATCTTGAAAATGGTAAAAGAAAATGATTATGTTAAGTATACGGATTTAGAAAAAAAATTAAATATTTCAATAGCTACAATAAGAAGAGATGTTTTAAAACTTGAAACCCAAGGTAAATTAAATAGGATTTCAGGGGGGATAGAATATAGGAATACTAATTTAGATGAAGATTATCATATTAGAAGTGTTAAATATTCTGAGAAAAAGAGAATGGTTGCAAAAAAAGCTTCAAAATATATTAAGCCTAATAGTCTGATATATTTAGATGCAGGGACTACTGTTTTTGAAATTATACCCTATTTAAAAAATATGAATGTAATTGTAGTAACTAATGGTGTAGAACATATTAATGAACTTATTAAAAATGAAATTTCATTTATATTGCTTGGTGGAGAAGTAAAACCTAAAACTAAAGCTATAATAGGAGTAACTGCAATGAAACAGTTAGAGCAATATAATTTTGATTTAGCATTTATGGGAACTAATGCAGTAAATGAAGAATTTGGATTTTCTACTCCAGATATTGAGGAAGCTATAATTAAAGAAAAAGCAATTAGTAAATCTCAAAAATCAATAGTTCTTGCAGATAGTACTAAATTAAATAATATTTCAAGAGTTAAATTTGCTAATTTTAAAGATGCTATTTTAATTACTGAAAAGAAAGAGGAAAAATGA
- a CDS encoding AAA family ATPase: MEIYLLNLTINGVKNIEKTISIDFYKKNISNPDFDNYRVKGIFGKNGVGKTAIIKSVEIVKNVVLNRKYLIKNERNIAELINKVSKQMEVEMEFYINDNNKLKILNHKMVIAIENDGLKIKYEHLKVKTLKNTVSKEIVQENGVFTIKGVEFEDDNIYLSNILSSNSFIGIFNYILNGKHKYNDLKEYINKLIFAYYYILTSFHDEDKYFNNLNLEQIKENIRDIEKLENDNKLSYDISVEKNSMGEFEKELDSITKFLKLFSSKIKKVNYRHHSQDEDRYYLNYVIEYDDYDISLDYESMGIKNLFKMYRIIKAPFYGRIVFIDEIDLSIHEVYLEKLIESVAEFSKGQLIFTAHNIGLLNVLNNYKNSINFIDANNNLQKWVQKGTLNPIKSYKEGRIENMAFNIEAYEFLEVFGEEHE, encoded by the coding sequence ATGGAAATATATTTATTAAATTTGACAATTAATGGTGTAAAAAATATTGAAAAAACGATTTCTATTGATTTTTATAAAAAAAATATTTCTAATCCTGATTTTGATAACTATAGAGTTAAAGGTATTTTTGGTAAAAATGGAGTTGGAAAAACAGCCATAATAAAATCTGTTGAAATAGTTAAAAATGTAGTTTTAAATAGAAAATATTTAATTAAAAATGAAAGAAATATAGCAGAATTAATTAATAAAGTTTCTAAACAAATGGAAGTAGAAATGGAATTCTATATAAATGACAATAATAAATTAAAAATATTAAACCATAAAATGGTAATAGCTATTGAAAATGATGGATTGAAAATAAAATATGAACACTTAAAAGTTAAAACTTTAAAAAATACTGTTTCAAAGGAAATAGTGCAAGAAAATGGTGTATTTACAATAAAAGGTGTTGAATTTGAAGATGACAATATATATCTGTCAAATATATTATCATCTAATTCATTTATAGGAATTTTTAATTATATTTTAAATGGAAAACATAAATACAATGATTTAAAAGAATATATTAATAAATTAATATTTGCATATTATTATATATTAACATCATTTCATGATGAAGATAAATATTTTAATAATTTAAATTTAGAACAAATAAAAGAAAATATTAGAGATATAGAAAAATTAGAAAATGACAATAAATTATCATACGATATATCTGTAGAGAAGAATTCAATGGGAGAATTTGAAAAAGAATTAGATAGTATAACTAAATTTTTAAAACTTTTTTCTTCAAAGATAAAAAAAGTAAATTATAGACATCATTCACAAGATGAAGATAGATATTATCTAAATTATGTAATAGAATATGATGACTATGATATAAGTTTAGATTATGAAAGCATGGGAATAAAAAATTTATTTAAAATGTATAGAATTATAAAAGCACCATTTTATGGTAGAATTGTTTTTATTGATGAAATAGATTTAAGTATACATGAGGTATATTTAGAAAAATTAATAGAAAGTGTTGCAGAATTTTCTAAGGGACAATTAATATTTACTGCACATAATATAGGATTATTGAATGTTTTGAATAATTATAAAAATTCAATTAACTTTATAGATGCAAATAATAACTTACAAAAATGGGTTCAAAAAGGAACATTAAATCCTATAAAATCATATAAAGAGGGTAGAATAGAAAATATGGCTTTTAATATAGAAGCCTACGAATTTTTAGAAGTATTTGGTGAGGAGCATGAATAG
- a CDS encoding Imm51 family immunity protein, with translation MNEYLELINNEDFIDICLYLTEDKPYEIGEKMESIDKRAYMNGKNWAAFFDYYVKTYRPELLLDLQHDFDDGIYVGFYITIPENVPRAKKYMEMIRELLENEEKIYTIIREKASEIEWE, from the coding sequence ATGAATGAATATTTAGAATTAATTAATAATGAAGATTTTATAGACATTTGTTTGTATTTAACAGAAGATAAGCCTTATGAAATAGGTGAAAAAATGGAATCTATAGATAAAAGAGCATATATGAATGGGAAAAATTGGGCAGCTTTTTTTGACTATTATGTTAAAACATATAGACCAGAACTTTTATTAGATCTTCAGCATGATTTTGATGATGGAATATATGTAGGCTTTTATATAACTATACCAGAAAATGTTCCAAGAGCTAAAAAATATATGGAAATGATAAGAGAATTATTAGAAAATGAAGAAAAGATATATACAATAATTAGAGAAAAAGCAAGTGAGATAGAGTGGGAATAA
- a CDS encoding TIGR00730 family Rossman fold protein, protein MKISVYCGASVGNNEEFALSANKLGELIAKTKNVLVYGAGKIGLMGILAKASLSLGGEVIGVMPGFLASKERVSNELSKLIIVETMAERKKILFESDMYIALPGGPGTLEEISEAYSGVRLGLSNSRCVILNIDGYYNEFIMYLDKMVENGFLTQKDRNIVEVYNSVEELEKNL, encoded by the coding sequence ATGAAAATTTCTGTTTATTGTGGAGCAAGTGTTGGAAATAATGAAGAATTTGCTTTATCAGCAAATAAATTAGGGGAATTGATAGCAAAAACTAAAAATGTTTTAGTATATGGTGCTGGAAAAATTGGACTTATGGGAATTTTAGCTAAAGCATCTTTATCTTTGGGGGGAGAAGTAATAGGTGTTATGCCTGGATTTTTAGCTAGTAAAGAAAGAGTAAGTAATGAACTTTCTAAATTAATTATAGTTGAAACTATGGCTGAAAGAAAAAAGATATTATTTGAAAGTGATATGTATATAGCACTTCCAGGTGGACCAGGAACACTAGAAGAAATTAGTGAAGCTTATTCTGGTGTTAGATTGGGATTAAGTAATTCAAGATGTGTGATTTTAAATATAGATGGATATTATAACGAGTTTATTATGTATTTAGATAAAATGGTAGAAAATGGATTTTTAACACAAAAAGATAGAAATATAGTTGAAGTATATAATAGTGTTGAAGAACTGGAGAAAAACTTATGA
- a CDS encoding acyltransferase family protein — translation MKELKGLNGLRAVAVILVIIYHFFPNILSGGFLGVDLFFVLSGYLITSILIEKNNLNIKEFYYKRFKRLFPVSFSMLLILTVILALTNKDWLIKEKMNILNGYIYNSNLHSVLSKSNYFDNFSIASPVKHLWSLAIEMKFYILFPLIFLTNFGKKYIRQILITLSVISLVCINILYIKDSKNLSIIYYLLITRIYALCIGGIFATFIPLSKLAKKNIPTLTKILGFILLGISIYTMTIIDEQSIFLYKYLGVLIYSIIFGFIILFLSNSKILGFFNYIGKLSYSIYIWHYTIFVLTTPYEEYLNPNFTNVMIRISVTFFISILSFHFIEEPIRKNGFKKYFENQLIAVITLLLSVFSILSISGMDLELWSYRLIDEKEVGVKSLDLNVNKINVDIKKEVSKEILVEKKKINKVLMLGDSLGINIAYAWAKVLPILEVDAQTGRFLHDAIEISKKYTKYNSPDSNVVIMLGTNGPITLKEIEKIRKIFNKANLFFINVNVPRKWTKGVNMTLKEAKELYEDIKIIDWYSLSKDHPEYFRKDRVHVNENGAEVLIKEIMRVMDSEYDIDENAKPKLHIVHELRSKDKK, via the coding sequence ATGAAAGAATTAAAAGGACTTAATGGATTACGTGCAGTTGCTGTAATTCTAGTTATTATTTATCATTTCTTCCCTAATATACTTTCTGGTGGATTTTTAGGAGTTGACTTATTTTTTGTATTATCAGGATACTTAATTACTTCAATATTAATAGAAAAAAATAATTTAAATATAAAAGAGTTTTATTATAAGCGGTTTAAAAGATTATTTCCAGTATCTTTTTCTATGTTACTTATTTTAACTGTAATATTAGCATTAACTAATAAAGACTGGTTAATTAAAGAAAAAATGAATATATTAAATGGTTATATATATAATTCTAATTTACATTCTGTGCTTAGTAAATCTAATTATTTTGATAATTTTTCTATAGCATCGCCCGTTAAACATTTATGGTCGCTTGCAATAGAAATGAAATTTTATATCTTATTTCCACTAATATTTCTAACTAATTTTGGGAAAAAATATATTAGACAAATACTAATAACTCTATCCGTTATATCTTTAGTTTGTATAAATATATTGTATATAAAGGACAGTAAGAATTTATCAATTATATATTATCTATTAATTACTAGAATTTATGCTTTATGTATAGGTGGAATTTTTGCTACATTTATACCTTTATCAAAACTAGCTAAAAAAAATATTCCTACTTTAACAAAAATTTTAGGATTTATACTTTTAGGAATATCAATATATACTATGACTATAATAGATGAGCAATCTATATTTCTATATAAATACCTAGGTGTATTAATTTATTCAATTATATTTGGATTTATTATACTATTTCTTTCAAATTCAAAAATACTTGGATTTTTTAACTATATAGGTAAATTATCATATAGTATATATATCTGGCATTATACTATATTTGTATTAACGACACCTTATGAGGAATATTTAAATCCAAACTTTACTAATGTAATGATTAGAATATCAGTTACATTCTTTATCTCTATTTTATCATTCCATTTTATTGAAGAACCTATAAGAAAAAATGGATTTAAAAAATATTTTGAAAATCAACTTATAGCTGTAATTACTCTTTTGTTGTCAGTATTTTCTATTCTTTCTATTTCTGGAATGGACTTAGAATTATGGAGTTATAGGCTAATTGATGAAAAGGAAGTTGGTGTTAAATCACTTGATTTAAATGTTAATAAAATAAATGTTGATATTAAAAAAGAAGTTTCTAAAGAAATTTTAGTAGAAAAGAAAAAAATAAATAAAGTGTTAATGTTAGGAGATTCACTAGGGATAAATATTGCATATGCTTGGGCAAAAGTTCTTCCAATACTTGAAGTAGATGCACAAACTGGAAGATTTCTACATGATGCTATAGAAATATCAAAAAAATATACAAAATACAATAGTCCTGATTCAAATGTTGTAATTATGCTTGGAACTAATGGACCTATAACATTAAAAGAAATAGAAAAAATCAGAAAAATATTTAATAAAGCAAATCTTTTTTTCATAAATGTTAATGTCCCTAGAAAATGGACTAAAGGTGTAAATATGACATTAAAAGAAGCAAAGGAACTCTATGAAGATATTAAAATAATAGATTGGTATTCTTTATCTAAAGATCATCCTGAATATTTTAGAAAAGACAGAGTCCATGTTAATGAAAATGGTGCTGAAGTATTAATAAAAGAGATAATGAGGGTTATGGATTCTGAATATGATATAGATGAAAATGCAAAACCTAAATTACATATAGTTCATGAATTAAGAAGCAAGGATAAAAAATAG
- the ftsZ gene encoding cell division protein FtsZ, protein MENNYNGYQQQVYINNNKNQAVNANVQGAKISIIGVGGGGGNAVDYMKEYNIEGVQYIAINTDHQDLEKKAADIKISIGTLGAGGVPAVARAAADDMRSEIKKIIQGQDMIFITAGMGGGTGTGASPIVAEIARELDILTIAVVTTPFKFEGPIRKTNAENGINELKKNVDTLIVIPNDNLLTYKTSINKVKSMFLAPNDVLYRSVKGIAEIITKEGLINIDFADVKQIMKDAGETVVGFGIAEQGKDVLTAVKEAIESPLLDRNIKGAKKILLNITISPDGSFEDFHNIIEEVIAYSENPNIDVMLGVMTEDGITDTRVTIVATGFDTEVKSIASTINSDVEVKRDVEENNNEENNLGEQPFVYPRFDD, encoded by the coding sequence ATGGAGAATAATTATAATGGATATCAACAACAAGTATATATTAATAATAACAAAAATCAAGCAGTGAATGCTAATGTTCAAGGAGCTAAAATTAGTATTATAGGAGTAGGTGGTGGCGGTGGTAACGCTGTTGACTACATGAAAGAATATAATATTGAGGGTGTTCAATATATAGCAATAAATACTGACCATCAAGATTTAGAAAAAAAGGCAGCAGATATTAAAATATCTATAGGTACTTTAGGAGCAGGTGGAGTTCCAGCTGTAGCAAGAGCAGCAGCAGATGATATGAGAAGTGAAATTAAAAAAATAATTCAAGGTCAAGACATGATTTTCATTACTGCTGGTATGGGTGGTGGAACAGGAACTGGAGCATCTCCAATAGTTGCTGAAATTGCTAGAGAATTAGATATATTAACTATAGCAGTAGTTACAACTCCTTTTAAATTTGAGGGACCTATAAGAAAAACTAACGCAGAAAATGGAATAAATGAACTTAAGAAAAATGTAGACACTTTAATAGTAATACCTAACGATAATTTATTAACATATAAGACATCTATTAATAAAGTTAAGAGCATGTTCTTAGCTCCAAATGATGTATTATATAGATCAGTTAAGGGTATAGCTGAAATAATAACTAAAGAGGGATTAATTAATATAGATTTTGCTGATGTTAAACAGATAATGAAAGATGCTGGAGAAACAGTTGTAGGATTTGGAATTGCAGAACAAGGTAAAGATGTATTAACAGCAGTTAAAGAAGCTATTGAAAGTCCATTACTTGATAGAAATATTAAAGGGGCTAAAAAGATATTATTAAATATTACTATCTCACCAGATGGTTCATTTGAAGATTTCCATAATATAATAGAAGAAGTAATAGCTTATTCAGAAAATCCAAATATAGATGTAATGCTTGGTGTAATGACAGAAGATGGTATAACTGATACAAGAGTAACTATAGTTGCTACAGGATTTGATACAGAAGTTAAATCTATTGCATCTACAATAAACTCTGATGTTGAAGTTAAAAGAGATGTAGAAGAAAATAATAATGAAGAAAATAATCTAGGAGAACAACCATTTGTTTATCCAAGATTTGATGATTAA